In Aliarcobacter faecis, a genomic segment contains:
- a CDS encoding energy-coupling factor ABC transporter ATP-binding protein, whose product MSCSINLKNISYKKDDKFLFENINLNLGHKEKIAVIGQNGVGKSTLLKIIAGLKDPTTAEIELFHNPIKTKKDFEKYRDEIGYLPQDVSSFFLCITVIEDIMFSLRTLGIKKDEAYKKSLEILKSLDILHLENRVIYELSGGEQKIVALAGILVKEPKILLLDEPTNALDDESEKKVLNILNSIEKSMIIVSHHKSFIQKLVSKIYKLENKTLKEEPIGTHSYTQHSVWHEL is encoded by the coding sequence ATGAGCTGTTCAATAAATTTAAAAAATATTTCATATAAAAAAGATGATAAATTTCTATTTGAGAATATCAATTTAAACTTAGGTCATAAAGAAAAGATTGCAGTTATTGGTCAAAATGGTGTTGGAAAATCAACTCTACTTAAAATTATTGCTGGATTAAAAGATCCAACAACAGCAGAGATAGAACTCTTTCATAATCCTATAAAAACAAAAAAAGATTTTGAAAAATATAGAGATGAGATAGGATATTTACCACAAGATGTAAGTAGTTTCTTTCTTTGTATAACTGTAATAGAGGATATTATGTTTTCTTTAAGAACTTTAGGAATAAAAAAAGATGAAGCTTACAAAAAAAGTCTTGAGATATTAAAAAGTTTAGATATTTTACACCTTGAGAATAGGGTGATTTATGAATTAAGTGGAGGGGAGCAAAAAATTGTAGCTCTTGCAGGAATTTTAGTAAAAGAGCCAAAAATATTGCTTTTAGATGAACCAACAAATGCTTTAGATGATGAAAGTGAGAAAAAGGTTTTAAATATTTTAAATAGTATAGAAAAATCTATGATAATAGTTTCTCATCATAAATCTTTCATACAAAAATTAGTTTCAAAAATCTATAAATTAGAGAATAAAACTTTAAAAGAGGAACCTATCGGTACTCATTCTTATACTCAACATAGTGTTTGGCATGAGCTATAA
- a CDS encoding gamma carbonic anhydrase family protein, with amino-acid sequence MILKFKEFYPVIHPSAWIAPSADLIGNIEIGQDSSVWFGCVIRSDVNEVRIGKNTNIQDLSCIHTDTNTKTIIGNNVTVGHKVMLHGCIIEDNCLIGMSATILDNAVIGQGSIVGANSLVTSGKVFPPRSLIMGSPAKVVKELSLEDEEKFIAHAKHYVEYKNEYR; translated from the coding sequence ATGATACTAAAATTTAAAGAGTTTTATCCCGTAATTCATCCATCTGCTTGGATAGCTCCAAGTGCAGATTTAATAGGAAATATTGAAATTGGTCAAGATTCATCTGTTTGGTTTGGATGTGTAATCCGTTCTGATGTAAATGAGGTGAGAATTGGTAAAAATACAAATATTCAAGATTTATCATGTATTCATACAGATACAAATACAAAAACTATTATTGGAAACAATGTTACAGTTGGGCATAAAGTTATGCTTCATGGCTGTATTATTGAAGATAATTGCCTAATTGGAATGAGTGCAACTATTTTAGATAATGCAGTAATTGGGCAAGGAAGTATAGTAGGAGCAAATTCACTTGTAACTTCTGGTAAAGTTTTTCCACCTAGAAGTTTGATTATGGGGAGTCCTGCAAAAGTTGTAAAAGAGTTAAGCCTTGAAGATGAAGAGAAATTTATAGCTCATGCCAAACACTATGTTGAGTATAAGAATGAGTACCGATAG
- a CDS encoding acyl carrier protein — MDIINRIKPLVEEIAFKKVEVDEPLYTSNLIDSMGTVDLAMMLEEEFGIKIDTRDIIESNFDSIEKLVNYIKSRVE, encoded by the coding sequence ATGGATATTATAAATAGAATAAAACCTTTGGTTGAAGAGATAGCTTTTAAAAAGGTGGAAGTTGATGAACCACTATACACTTCAAATTTGATTGATAGTATGGGAACGGTTGATTTAGCTATGATGTTAGAAGAAGAATTTGGTATTAAAATAGATACAAGAGATATTATAGAAAGTAATTTTGATAGTATTGAAAAATTGGTAAACTATATAAAAAGCAGAGTTGAGTGA
- a CDS encoding D-alanyl-lipoteichoic acid biosynthesis protein DltD → MNRLFLNIFSLLLALLVIFISLFLLKDEIFDYFTTSLKETQQKTVSLQSDLETGKIVLFGSSELLIYPNQKFLPQNYFNNDLKLPLRAQGNEGQQTFVIMSQLAACDNQIVRENAKVVVLLSPSWFTGSSDNGLTMPKFLEFMYPGMMNKLYFESDTNDKYRYLISDYIQKNISLIKDPTFVYKYPLNILEEDYLNNEIKKFIIQNFDDENIDLKLVNYIKPVLNYDELKVKAKTIETPTSNNSFGVNSEYYSKYIEPEIAKNNFPFSIIIPPEIDKNQEFQDFLVLLDFLKSYKIKPLFIMQDLNPYVFAKNREEANNLMGLIKLKVLEHNFEYMDMWTYKKDDYEMGTLTDIVHLGELGWVKVNEKIIEHFMK, encoded by the coding sequence GTGAATAGATTATTTTTAAATATATTCTCTCTTTTATTGGCACTATTAGTCATATTTATAAGTTTATTTTTACTCAAAGATGAAATTTTTGACTATTTTACAACTTCTTTAAAAGAGACTCAACAAAAAACGGTAAGTTTACAAAGTGATTTAGAAACTGGAAAAATCGTGCTCTTTGGCTCTTCTGAATTACTAATTTATCCTAATCAAAAATTTTTACCACAAAATTATTTTAACAATGATTTAAAATTACCATTAAGAGCTCAAGGAAATGAAGGTCAGCAAACTTTTGTAATAATGTCTCAATTAGCTGCTTGTGATAATCAAATAGTAAGAGAAAATGCAAAAGTTGTTGTACTTTTATCTCCTAGTTGGTTTACTGGAAGTAGTGATAATGGACTAACAATGCCAAAATTTTTAGAATTTATGTATCCTGGAATGATGAATAAACTCTATTTTGAAAGTGATACAAATGATAAATATAGATATTTAATAAGCGATTATATTCAAAAAAATATATCTTTAATTAAAGACCCAACTTTTGTATATAAATATCCTTTAAATATTTTAGAAGAGGATTATTTAAATAACGAAATTAAAAAGTTTATAATTCAAAATTTTGATGATGAAAATATAGATTTAAAATTAGTAAATTATATTAAACCAGTATTGAACTATGATGAGTTAAAAGTCAAAGCAAAAACTATAGAGACTCCTACTTCAAATAATAGTTTTGGAGTAAATAGTGAATATTATTCAAAGTATATTGAGCCTGAAATTGCGAAAAACAATTTTCCATTCTCTATAATAATACCTCCAGAAATTGATAAAAATCAAGAGTTCCAAGATTTTTTAGTTTTACTTGATTTTCTAAAAAGTTATAAAATAAAACCACTTTTTATAATGCAAGATTTAAATCCTTATGTTTTTGCTAAAAATAGAGAAGAAGCAAATAATTTAATGGGACTTATAAAATTAAAAGTATTAGAGCATAATTTTGAGTATATGGATATGTGGACATATAAAAAAGATGATTATGAGATGGGTACACTAACGGACATTGTACATTTAGGTGAGTTAGGCTGGGTTAAAGTTAATGAAAAAATCATTGAACATTTTATGAAATAA
- a CDS encoding MBOAT family O-acyltransferase gives MQDFLPFSGLGFFIISFAFVLFLHLFKNILNKFITYKTLIFIVVVTYIYFCIPESYELFLLLLYVYIVYYIFVKNEYKETIFPMIVIAFPMILHKIDIANPMFKIIGISYITFRTIQAIVDSQNYGKLSFFEFTSFLLFPTTLLAGPIDRSYRFQEDLQKGYENLTFSNILKGWEILVVGVLFKFIFAELVYMFWLSKIDENSTALVDMINSAYSYTVYLFFDFAGYSAMAVGLSIMIGIFIPMNFNHPYLAPNPQDFWRRFHITLGSWLNDYFFKPLYKYLHNFSFLKGRKLLIQNLAITSTFLLMGMWNGLTWYFIFSGFLFGVYSSIHNSYVLYVKKGGFDYFSIFPQGLSINIKRFLMINGAVFALYFFSGRVPL, from the coding sequence ATGCAAGACTTTTTACCTTTTTCTGGACTAGGTTTTTTTATAATAAGTTTTGCTTTTGTTCTTTTTTTACATCTTTTTAAAAATATTTTGAATAAATTTATAACATATAAAACTTTGATATTTATTGTTGTTGTTACTTATATATACTTTTGTATACCAGAATCTTATGAACTCTTTTTACTACTTTTATATGTTTATATTGTTTACTATATTTTTGTTAAAAATGAGTATAAAGAGACAATTTTCCCTATGATTGTGATAGCTTTTCCTATGATATTACATAAAATTGATATAGCTAATCCTATGTTTAAAATAATAGGTATCTCATATATTACATTTAGAACTATTCAAGCTATTGTTGATAGCCAAAATTATGGGAAATTGTCTTTTTTTGAATTTACTTCATTTTTACTATTCCCTACAACACTTCTTGCTGGTCCAATAGATAGATCATATAGATTTCAAGAAGATTTACAAAAAGGGTATGAAAATCTTACTTTTTCAAATATTTTAAAAGGTTGGGAAATTTTAGTTGTTGGAGTTTTATTTAAATTTATTTTTGCAGAACTTGTTTATATGTTTTGGCTTTCAAAAATTGATGAGAATAGTACAGCTTTAGTGGATATGATAAATAGTGCTTACTCTTATACGGTTTATCTGTTTTTTGATTTTGCTGGGTATAGTGCAATGGCTGTTGGTCTTAGTATTATGATTGGAATTTTTATCCCTATGAATTTTAATCATCCTTATTTAGCACCAAATCCACAGGATTTTTGGAGAAGATTTCATATTACATTAGGAAGTTGGTTAAATGATTACTTCTTTAAACCTCTATATAAATATCTTCACAATTTTTCTTTTTTAAAAGGTAGAAAATTACTTATACAAAATCTAGCTATAACTTCTACATTTTTACTTATGGGAATGTGGAATGGACTAACTTGGTATTTTATCTTTAGTGGGTTTTTATTTGGAGTTTATTCTAGTATTCATAACTCTTATGTTTTATATGTAAAAAAAGGTGGATTTGATTATTTTTCTATATTTCCACAAGGATTAAGTATAAATATAAAAAGGTTTTTGATGATTAATGGTGCAGTTTTTGCCTTATATTTTTTTAGTGGGAGAGTTCCTTTATGA
- a CDS encoding AMP-binding protein, with the protein MRFDLKLMDFVECEKDSDKLAVCGSDKDLTWSELKNEVEIYKDKLLKYNLPKGHPIVIYGHKESDFIVSIVASMSLGFPYIPIDTIYPKSRVDKIVEIVKSAITINAIEKKIDFNDKNLSTTYFLPDPIVYIIFTSGSTGEPKGVQITQNSILDFQKWLESDFGFSKNSVFMNQAPFSFDLSVYELIGFLSLGGTIVLNSKETIENHIEYFERLKKYSCDVWVSTPSFISKLLLSDLFNEDNLKALKTFLFCGEVLPVNSVKRIKNSFPTSKVLNSYGPTEATVATTLVEITEEILEKYPKSLPVGYVKDKTTINLLNIDEQNIGEMEIVGDNVSIGYFKNDELNSQKFEKKYSKRSFRTGDFGYFEDNLLFFANRKDELIKLHGYRIELGEIDKEILANKNIEDTITIALKRGTEVVKLISFVICKNKINSEELKNSISKNLPYYMVPSDIVAVKSFPYNANHKIDKNELINIYKSL; encoded by the coding sequence ATGAGATTTGATTTAAAACTTATGGATTTTGTTGAGTGTGAGAAAGATAGCGATAAATTAGCAGTTTGTGGAAGTGATAAAGATTTAACTTGGAGTGAACTTAAAAATGAAGTTGAAATTTATAAAGATAAACTTCTAAAATACAATCTTCCAAAAGGTCATCCTATTGTTATTTATGGTCATAAAGAGTCAGATTTTATTGTAAGTATAGTTGCAAGTATGAGTTTAGGTTTCCCATATATTCCTATTGATACAATATATCCAAAATCAAGAGTTGATAAAATAGTAGAAATTGTGAAATCAGCTATTACTATAAATGCTATAGAGAAAAAAATAGATTTTAATGATAAAAATCTCTCTACAACATATTTTTTGCCTGACCCAATAGTTTATATAATCTTTACTTCAGGAAGTACAGGAGAGCCAAAAGGTGTACAAATCACACAAAATTCTATTTTAGATTTTCAAAAATGGCTTGAAAGTGATTTTGGATTCTCTAAAAATAGTGTTTTTATGAATCAAGCACCTTTTAGTTTTGATTTATCAGTTTATGAGCTAATAGGTTTTTTGAGTTTAGGAGGAACTATTGTTTTAAATAGTAAAGAGACAATAGAAAATCATATTGAATATTTTGAAAGATTAAAAAAATACTCTTGTGATGTTTGGGTATCAACACCATCTTTTATAAGTAAACTTTTATTATCTGATTTATTTAATGAAGATAATTTAAAAGCTTTAAAAACTTTCCTATTTTGTGGAGAAGTTTTACCAGTAAACAGTGTTAAAAGAATAAAAAATAGTTTTCCAACATCAAAGGTTTTAAACTCTTATGGACCAACTGAGGCAACAGTTGCAACAACTTTAGTTGAAATTACTGAAGAGATTTTAGAAAAATACCCAAAAAGTTTACCAGTTGGTTATGTAAAAGATAAAACTACTATAAATTTATTAAATATTGATGAACAAAATATTGGTGAAATGGAGATAGTAGGAGATAATGTATCTATTGGATATTTTAAAAATGATGAGTTAAATAGCCAAAAATTTGAGAAAAAATACTCTAAACGAAGTTTTAGAACAGGAGATTTTGGATATTTTGAAGATAATCTACTCTTTTTTGCCAATAGAAAAGATGAGCTTATAAAACTTCATGGATATAGAATAGAGTTAGGTGAAATAGATAAAGAGATTTTAGCAAATAAAAATATAGAAGATACTATTACAATAGCTCTAAAAAGGGGTACAGAAGTAGTTAAACTAATCTCTTTTGTTATTTGTAAAAATAAGATAAATAGTGAAGAGTTAAAAAATAGTATCTCAAAAAATCTTCCTTATTATATGGTGCCTTCTGATATTGTAGCAGTAAAGAGTTTTCCATATAATGCAAACCATAAAATCGATAAAAATGAGTTAATTAATATATATAAGAGTTTATAA
- a CDS encoding argininosuccinate synthase has translation MSKKDIKKVVLAYSGGLDTSIILKWLQDEYNAEVITFTADLGQGEEVEPARAKAIACGIKPENVYILDVKEEFVKDYVFPMFRANAIYEGEYLLGTSIARPLIAKKLVEIANEKGAEAVSHGATGKGNDQVRFELGALALNPDLKVIAPWREWELNSRESLLEYAKKHGIEIAQKHVDENGNPKISPYSMDANLLHISYEGLHLENPANEPEESMWLWTTSPEKAPDKAEIIEIEYKNGDPIALNGEKLTPANLLLALNKLGNKHGIGRVDIVENRYVGMKARGCYETPGGTIMLKAHRAIESLTLDREAAHLKDELMPRYAKLIYQGYWFSPEREMLQAAIDATQKNVEGKVRLKLYKGNVMVIGRESSKSLYDDAYSTFEKDEVYNQKDAEGFIRLNALRLVIAGKKQK, from the coding sequence ATGAGCAAAAAAGATATTAAAAAAGTAGTTTTAGCTTATAGTGGAGGATTAGATACTTCTATTATTTTAAAATGGCTTCAAGATGAGTACAATGCAGAAGTTATCACTTTTACAGCTGATTTAGGACAAGGTGAAGAGGTTGAACCAGCACGAGCAAAAGCAATAGCTTGTGGAATTAAACCTGAAAATGTATATATTTTAGATGTAAAAGAGGAGTTTGTAAAAGATTATGTTTTCCCTATGTTTAGAGCAAATGCTATTTATGAAGGAGAGTATCTTTTAGGAACAAGTATAGCTAGACCTTTAATTGCAAAGAAATTAGTTGAAATTGCAAATGAAAAAGGTGCTGAAGCTGTATCTCATGGAGCAACAGGAAAAGGAAATGACCAAGTTAGATTTGAACTTGGAGCATTAGCACTAAATCCAGATTTAAAAGTAATTGCTCCTTGGAGAGAGTGGGAGTTAAATTCAAGAGAAAGTTTACTTGAATATGCTAAAAAACATGGTATAGAAATAGCTCAAAAACATGTTGATGAAAATGGAAATCCAAAAATCAGCCCTTACTCTATGGATGCAAATTTACTTCATATCTCTTATGAAGGTCTTCATTTAGAAAATCCAGCAAATGAGCCAGAAGAGTCTATGTGGTTATGGACAACATCTCCTGAAAAAGCTCCAGATAAAGCTGAAATTATTGAAATTGAGTACAAAAATGGAGATCCAATTGCACTAAATGGAGAAAAACTCACTCCTGCAAATCTTCTTTTAGCACTAAATAAACTTGGAAATAAACATGGAATTGGAAGAGTTGATATAGTTGAAAATAGATATGTTGGAATGAAAGCAAGAGGTTGTTATGAAACTCCAGGTGGAACTATTATGCTAAAAGCTCACAGAGCTATTGAATCTTTAACTTTAGATAGAGAAGCAGCTCATTTAAAAGATGAATTAATGCCAAGATATGCAAAACTAATTTATCAAGGGTATTGGTTCTCTCCTGAAAGAGAAATGCTTCAAGCTGCTATTGATGCAACTCAAAAAAATGTAGAAGGTAAAGTAAGATTAAAACTTTACAAAGGAAATGTTATGGTGATTGGAAGAGAGTCATCAAAATCTTTATATGATGATGCTTACTCTACTTTTGAAAAAGATGAGGTTTATAATCAAAAAGATGCAGAAGGGTTTATTAGATTAAATGCTTTAAGACTTGTAATTGCAGGTAAAAAACAGAAATAA
- a CDS encoding S4 domain-containing protein codes for MRIDKFLNAVNITKRRAVAEDMLEHKVVFLNDIAVKKAKEVKVGDIIEIKYLEKSEKFKILQIPTTKSTPKSKIDEYVERLN; via the coding sequence ATGAGAATAGATAAATTTTTAAATGCAGTAAATATTACAAAAAGAAGAGCCGTAGCTGAAGATATGTTGGAACACAAAGTTGTGTTTTTAAATGATATTGCAGTAAAAAAAGCAAAAGAGGTAAAAGTTGGAGATATTATAGAGATAAAATATCTTGAAAAGAGTGAAAAATTCAAAATTCTTCAAATTCCAACAACAAAATCAACACCAAAATCAAAAATAGATGAATATGTAGAGAGGTTAAATTAG
- the trpD gene encoding anthranilate phosphoribosyltransferase: MFLETKAKFDEIFEDKLSHDEIRDYFLALYERGETASELAGAASSMRDFVIPLPISEELREKAIDIVGTGGDKSYSFNISSTVSILLASVGCFVAKHGNRSVTSKSGSADMLEALGINLNLSLENTAKMLEETGFGFMFAANHHPAMRYITPVRKTIDHRTIMNIIGPLCNPAGVKKQVIGVFHKDFINKIATALDLLDCKRAMVLSSKDGMDEISISSITYATLLENGKQTDLEINPEYYGLKLASKDDIVGEGPEINAQITRDILTGKEKGAKLDIVLINAAATLVVDEKARDLKEGIQIARDAINGGNAKRKLEEIVKFSQRLSC, encoded by the coding sequence ATGTTTTTAGAGACAAAAGCAAAATTTGATGAAATTTTTGAAGATAAACTATCTCACGATGAAATAAGAGATTATTTTTTGGCTCTTTATGAAAGAGGGGAGACAGCTTCAGAACTTGCAGGAGCTGCTAGTTCTATGAGAGATTTTGTTATTCCTCTTCCAATAAGTGAAGAGTTAAGAGAAAAAGCTATTGATATAGTTGGAACTGGTGGAGATAAAAGTTATAGCTTTAACATTTCAAGTACAGTTTCTATTCTTTTAGCATCTGTTGGATGTTTTGTAGCAAAACATGGAAATAGAAGTGTTACAAGTAAAAGTGGAAGTGCAGATATGCTTGAAGCTTTGGGAATAAACTTAAATCTTAGTCTTGAAAATACAGCTAAAATGCTAGAAGAGACAGGTTTTGGATTTATGTTTGCAGCAAATCATCATCCTGCTATGAGATATATTACACCTGTGAGAAAAACAATAGACCATAGAACTATTATGAATATAATTGGACCTTTATGTAACCCTGCTGGAGTTAAAAAACAAGTAATTGGAGTTTTTCATAAAGATTTTATAAATAAAATTGCAACAGCCTTAGATTTATTAGATTGTAAAAGAGCTATGGTTTTATCTTCAAAAGATGGAATGGATGAGATTTCAATCTCTAGCATTACTTATGCAACACTTTTAGAAAATGGGAAACAAACAGATTTAGAGATAAATCCAGAGTATTATGGTTTAAAATTAGCTTCAAAAGATGATATTGTAGGAGAAGGACCAGAAATTAATGCACAAATTACAAGAGATATCTTAACTGGAAAAGAAAAAGGTGCAAAGTTAGATATTGTTTTAATAAATGCAGCAGCAACTTTGGTTGTAGATGAAAAAGCTAGAGATTTAAAAGAGGGCATACAAATAGCAAGAGATGCTATAAATGGTGGAAATGCAAAAAGAAAATTAGAAGAGATAGTAAAATTTTCACAAAGGCTTAGTTGTTGA
- the tsaE gene encoding tRNA (adenosine(37)-N6)-threonylcarbamoyltransferase complex ATPase subunit type 1 TsaE, producing the protein MSKEFLLEETQIDIVVSYLRNILQDRDCIVILRGDLASGKTTLVKYFVKSLGLEDIVNSPTFSLQVVYGDNIFHYDLYNKSLEEFIALGMLEEFEKSGLHFVEWGNSKLENILCDYGFDVLVIDILKKDDKRLYKIYE; encoded by the coding sequence ATGAGTAAAGAGTTTTTACTAGAAGAGACCCAAATAGATATTGTAGTTTCTTATCTTAGAAATATTTTACAAGATAGAGATTGTATAGTTATTTTAAGAGGAGATTTAGCAAGTGGGAAAACAACACTTGTAAAATACTTTGTAAAATCTCTTGGTTTAGAAGATATAGTAAATTCCCCAACTTTTTCACTTCAAGTGGTTTATGGTGATAATATTTTTCACTATGATTTATATAATAAATCCCTAGAAGAGTTTATTGCTTTAGGAATGCTTGAAGAGTTTGAGAAAAGTGGACTTCATTTTGTAGAGTGGGGTAATAGTAAACTAGAAAATATCTTGTGTGATTATGGATTTGATGTTTTAGTTATAGATATTTTAAAAAAAGATGATAAAAGGTTGTATAAAATATATGAATAA
- the lptB gene encoding LPS export ABC transporter ATP-binding protein has product MNKLKIVDIKKSIKKTEILHGISLEVNSGEIVGLLGPNGAGKTTTFYTVCGLVKPSSGKVFFDNEDITSLPLHKRALKGIGYLPQESSIFKDLSVEDNLLLAAEIVFKDKDEQNRRVEELLELLDIEPIRQRKGVSLSGGERRRTEIARALVSKPKFLLLDEPFAGVDPIAVKDIQDLINELTKIGIGILITDHNVRETLQICHRAYVMKSGSLLASGTSEEIKNDPRVKEHYLGDDFKFN; this is encoded by the coding sequence ATGAATAAATTGAAAATTGTTGATATTAAAAAAAGTATTAAAAAAACTGAAATTTTACATGGTATCTCTCTTGAAGTTAATTCTGGTGAAATTGTAGGTCTTTTAGGACCAAATGGAGCAGGGAAAACTACAACTTTTTATACAGTTTGTGGTTTGGTAAAACCAAGTAGTGGAAAAGTTTTTTTTGATAATGAAGATATAACATCTTTACCTTTACATAAAAGAGCTTTAAAAGGAATAGGGTATTTACCTCAAGAATCATCTATTTTTAAAGATTTAAGTGTTGAAGACAACCTCCTTTTAGCAGCTGAAATTGTGTTTAAAGATAAAGATGAGCAAAATAGAAGAGTAGAAGAGCTTTTAGAATTACTTGATATTGAACCAATAAGACAAAGAAAAGGTGTTTCACTTTCAGGTGGAGAGAGAAGAAGAACAGAAATAGCAAGAGCTTTGGTTTCAAAACCAAAATTTTTACTTCTTGATGAACCTTTTGCTGGAGTTGATCCAATTGCAGTGAAAGACATTCAAGACCTAATAAATGAACTTACAAAAATAGGAATAGGAATTTTAATAACAGATCATAATGTAAGAGAAACTTTACAAATTTGTCATCGTGCTTATGTTATGAAAAGTGGTAGTTTACTAGCAAGTGGAACTTCTGAAGAGATTAAAAATGATCCTAGAGTAAAAGAGCACTATTTAGGTGATGATTTTAAATTTAATTAA
- a CDS encoding bifunctional 3,4-dihydroxy-2-butanone 4-phosphate synthase/GTP cyclohydrolase II, which yields MNAIIRVKEAIEEIKKGNMVIMLDDEDRENEGDLVYSAALSTPWHVNFMVTHAKGLVCVSVSNETAKRLELYPMVTTNTSSYETAFTVSVDDANAATGISAVERDNTIKILANPISKAVELVRPGHIFPLIAKDGGVLVRTGHTEGSIDLCKLAGLKGEAVICEILKEDGTMARRDDLDIFATKHNLKQIYISDLVEYRLSHEKLINDVSSTQSKFFGQEVLKKEFKDHLNNIHTAIIFGEIKDLTHVKFHTIRPDIKIFLNDDKLHSMLKTINFLQSKGGVLIFLNNENKNQEIEKNYGIGAQILNSLNIKKVKLMTSGGKHSFVGLNGFGLEIIEEIQIES from the coding sequence ATGAATGCAATAATAAGAGTTAAAGAAGCAATAGAAGAGATAAAAAAAGGTAATATGGTAATTATGCTTGATGATGAGGATAGAGAAAATGAGGGTGATTTAGTTTACTCAGCAGCTCTTAGTACTCCTTGGCATGTTAATTTTATGGTAACACATGCAAAAGGTTTAGTTTGCGTTAGTGTTTCAAATGAGACTGCAAAAAGATTAGAACTTTATCCAATGGTTACTACAAATACATCATCTTATGAGACTGCATTTACAGTTTCTGTTGATGATGCAAATGCAGCAACAGGTATTAGTGCAGTAGAAAGAGATAATACTATAAAAATTCTAGCAAATCCTATATCAAAAGCTGTTGAGTTGGTTCGTCCTGGACATATTTTTCCACTTATTGCAAAAGATGGTGGAGTATTAGTAAGAACTGGACATACTGAAGGAAGTATAGATCTATGTAAACTAGCTGGATTAAAAGGTGAAGCAGTTATTTGTGAAATTTTAAAAGAAGATGGAACAATGGCAAGAAGAGATGATTTAGATATTTTTGCTACTAAACATAATTTAAAACAGATTTACATCTCTGATTTGGTTGAATATAGATTATCTCATGAAAAACTAATAAATGATGTTTCAAGTACTCAAAGTAAGTTTTTTGGGCAAGAAGTCCTAAAAAAAGAGTTTAAAGACCATTTAAATAATATCCATACAGCTATTATATTTGGTGAGATAAAAGATTTAACTCATGTGAAATTTCATACAATAAGACCAGATATTAAAATCTTTTTAAATGATGATAAACTTCATTCAATGTTAAAAACTATAAATTTTCTACAAAGTAAAGGTGGTGTTTTAATATTTTTAAATAATGAAAATAAAAACCAAGAGATAGAGAAAAATTATGGTATTGGTGCACAAATATTAAATTCATTAAATATTAAAAAAGTAAAACTAATGACAAGTGGAGGAAAACACTCATTTGTTGGATTAAATGGTTTTGGATTAGAAATTATTGAAGAGATACAAATAGAGTCTTAA